A part of Drosophila bipectinata strain 14024-0381.07 chromosome 3L, DbipHiC1v2, whole genome shotgun sequence genomic DNA contains:
- the E(bx) gene encoding nucleosome-remodeling factor subunit NURF301 isoform X7 codes for MSGRGSRKRGRPPKTPNERTSGRFDYKLLKKPKYLSEGKSQPSTPSASRGISPQSDEGSRSSHNNHNRSSRGSAASKRGRGRKSNVQANTSSYSARKGFESEYHYGSDFGDSDEEKSDNEDDMLLTPSDDESLDGANESESEFSVCSFNQNGVGRPSRPPSPDPVWLQEGRQYAALDLPDSSEDLSLPNTQVLRALSIYEVLRRFRHLVRLSPFRFEDFAAALACDEQSALLTDVHIMLLKAILREEDAQGTHFGPLDQKDTVNISLYLIDAITWPEVLRSYVESDKSFDRNVYHILSRTEYPYTSVENRLEVLQFLADQFLTANSVRDVMLQEGPIHYDDHCRVCHRLGDLLCCETCPAVYHLECVDPPMNDVPTEDWQCGLCRSHKVTGVVDCVLPQEKQGVLIRHDSLGVDRHGRRYWFIARRIFVEDQTDCTCWYYSTTSKLKLLLKRLDAEELETRLHGQICERQEEIERQMKLTETLTNEHKHSKRSIIELEQEATNEILEKDSAGAADDEEAKSEEAAKKTEETKMVTRQKTTQMNNGTLYFKLGMEQGFKNYVNQYSANTIALNKPQRNEERDKRRHLSHKFSLTTASDFKWIGVTMGSTENMITTLRQTLINFESNIAASFLNPNWVINKKVWNAAVMNARRAPDFAAVLMLFQASLKSVVFANVWHEQLGHTSLQRITSAEREERKKLEKREKRERDDEEERNRLAFNYIKYSLGLKHQVWKQKGEEYRVHGQWGWLWLSSSRRCGVRARRAQPLTHNRIYVHYTMGTEETTVNEIVLVDPRTQLFMQQCETSNVDGQVCHYLPEQYTNVKVIEDVKDKVKGHIDVSKALTTPGRIYYPKVARKSRLDDLLERRVKLAEVEEQIASKVAADVKPLVIAAPSPASSSQTYLEKRLLRLTEAAAKGGPANVNLELVNSLAKQIQTVRLQFSQLNRFAKTFRCYTKECNTNSNAVSQITQNTCYSPLCLQKARAKKELLLLLRKAHTAGNGSKETVAAILGAVKKPSILEQKLTEGKRESTQISADESEDGKAPESETPLDLLQDWEQARAHAVTFSDLFLSECLQLETDAAGNPKIKEEDDPSTGSSATPADSNTQDSDKMDFIESMDVCSNVEIESTEDSIVAGLNAASANAEDADTAPGWRRKRNQKSKKAYIGTKDVLDQTLDKDIPLNKQNRRFPINARPIKREPVKKYEREYFENGTERVYSTKSASGRVYLISDSAKLYEQAVKSEDKSTPIAKKPSYSRYPLISNFLTHKKKRSLLVLPRYELLKLARLGGKSTANGFHHGAKNNSIWQYQCSRPLFRTCWSYRTSNATTLASLALQLRILWSCLRWDDMIAKPPSTDGKHQVTTDTEIVTLELLKLRHAGRYGEKTSYLRRKVVIPLEMPKTIREVTSIRSGLRKRKRAESPQPTEPQISEEWVEEDKLELWEIKFMGEKQEKARLSTVTRSVASRQLEASGGSNLAGTSANGTTIGVGGRIQLAPKTSEDVKEKMEQQLKLQRAVHQQRKVVGAGDIARSVTPVKGQVIGSRRVIVKNPDGTTRIIQQAVTQVARSSAAGNSATTAASSPSASNTSSSQANPSSTPHKVQIIRGPDGKVSVRGLNPGQQLVQMPDGKLHVLTTTPASNANTPGNKVNKVIKTVSATSSPSVTGAPASTSAAGTPVIKQIAVKHVAKTPGAQAIATSQRVALPIAQIKNKLLLAQQQQQASSSTATTSSPGVQKIVSKVVSATPGQNLQQVFVQSGSKLVVGQNAQGQKVIISTSSAQQQGASPVQQQQQQIVQTQVLSQPVQQSPQQQTQQISVNQVGAQPTQKVIQQIVNTSNVQQQIVLGGQRIILSPGQTIVTQRNVPQSQALQMVQQQIQTQQQQQVAQPQQQFVVQTNQVVSSPSTQTKLVKQLVVQQQPVQAAVEEKAQVNSSGEAGETAMQQVLVPNSTLAQQLAQGKLQVATVNGQQVIVKPLGNNQAQIVAHIKHQGDGNAHIVTNNAAPQASPQSSPVKQQQTLTAQSPQQQVVIQQQQIAQPAATNFDCGSSSVVAQAVTGQTPAMSVEESLLQNQPPGTVIKCVTAQVLQTEHGPRIVLQGLVGNDFTAQQLQLVQTQVKQQLMKAQESNGKLGVLGPTKIYLAVQPETSNQSQPPPLTPVHQSATHQQIMYTHTN; via the exons atgagtGGACGCGGCAGCCGCAAGCGCGGTCGCCCGCCAAAGACGCCCAACGAGCGGACGTCCGGGCGCTTCGACTACAAGCTCCTCAAGAAACCGAAGTATCTCAGCGAGGGAAAGTCGCAGCCCAGCACCCCGTCTGCTTCCCGCGGCATCTCCCCCCAGAGCGACGAGGGCAGCCGGAGCAGCCACAACAATCACAACCGCAGCAGTCGGGGCAGCGCCGCCTCCAAGCGGGGACGCGGTCGCAAATCCAATGTTCAGGCCAACACCAGCAGTTACTCTGCCAGGAAAG GCTTCGAATCTGAATATCACTACGGCTCTGATTTCGGAGACTCGGACGAGGAGAAGTCGGACAATGAGGATGATATGCTACTCACCCCCAGCGATGACGAGAGCTTGGACGGCGCCAATGAAAGCGAGTCCGAGTTCTCTGTATGCAGCTTCAACCAGAACGGAGTCGGTCGCCCGTCGCGCCCGCCCAGCCCAGACCCTGTGTGGCTGCAGGAAGGGCGGCAATACGCGGCGCTCGACCTTCCCGACTCGTCCGAGGATCTGTCCTTGCCAAATACTCAAGTCCTGCGCGCCCTCAGTATTTATGAAGTGCTGCGTCGCTTCCGGCACCTCGTGCGACTGTCGCCGTTTCGGTTCGAGGACTTTGCAGCGGCCCTGGCCTGCGACGAGCAAAGTGCCCTGCTGACCGACGTGCACATCATGCTATTGAAGGCGATCCTGCGCGAGGAGGATGCGCAGGGCACCCACTTCGGGCCTCTGGATCAAAAGGACACCGTCAATATCAGTCTGTATCTTATTGACGCCATAACGTGGCCGGAAGTGCTGCGCAGCTACGTGGAGAGCGACAAATCGTTTGACCGCAACGTGTACCACATTCTAAGTCGGACAGAGTACCCATACACCAGCGTTGAGAACCGCCTTGAGGTGCTCCAGTTCTTGGCAGATCAGTTCCTGACTGCCAACTCGGTACGCGACGTAATGCTCCAGGAGGGGCCAATACACTACGATGACCATTGCCGGGTCTGTCACCGCCTGGGGGACCTGCTGTGCTGCGAAACCTGTCCTGCCGTGTACCACCTGGAATGCGTCGACCCCCCCATGAACGATGTGCCCACTGAGGACTGGCAGTGCGGACTGTGCAGGTCCCACAAAGTCACTGGGGTGGTGGACTGCGTGTTGCCGCAGGAGAAGCAAGGCGTTCTCATCCGGCACGACAGCCTGGGCGTCGACCGCCATGGACGGCGATATTGGTTCATTGCCCGCCGCATCTTTGTCGAAGATCAGACGGACTGCACCTGCTGGTATTACAGCACAACGAGCAAGTTGAAGCTGCTGCTCAAGCGCTTGGACGCCGAAGAACTGGAGACTCGGCTGCATGGCCAAATATGCGAGCGCCAGGAGGAGATCGAGCGCCAAATGAAGCTGACCGAGACCCTGACCAACGAGCACAAGCACTCTAAGCGAAGCATAATCGAACTGGAACAAGAGGCTACGAACGAAATACTGGAGAAGGACTCTGCCGGCGCGGCAGATGATGAGGAAGCCAAGTCCGAAGAGGCCGCCAAGAAGACCGAGGAGACGAAGATGGTGACGCGCCAGAAGACCACTCAGATGAACAACGGCACGCTGTACTTCAAGCTGGGCATGGAGCAGGGGTTCAAGAACTATGTTAACCAGTATTCGGCCAACACCATAGCCCTCAACAAGCCGCAGCGCAACGAGGAGCGGGACAAGCGCCGCCATCTCTCCCACAAGTTCTCACTGACCACCGCCTCGGACTTCAAGTGGATCGGCGTAACCATGGGGTCGACGGAGAACATGATAACGACCCTCAGACAGACTCTGATAAACTTCGAGTCCAACATCGCGGCCTCCTTCTTGAACCCCAACTGGGTGATAAACAAGAAGGTCTGGAATGCGGCCGTAATGAACGCCCGGCGAGCCCCCGACTTCGCCGCCGTGCTGATGCTCTTCCAGGCGTCTCTCAAGAGCGTGGTCTTCGCCAACGTCTGGCACGAGCAACTGGGCCACACGAGCCTGCAGCGCATCACCAGTGCTGAGCGGGAGGAGCGCAAGAAGCTGGAGAAGCGTGAGAAGCGCGAACGCGACGATGAGGAGGAGCGGAACCGCCTGGCCTTCAACTACATCAAATACTCGCTGGGCCTGAAGCACCAGGTGTGGAAGCAGAAGGGAGAGGAGTACCGGGTGCACGGCCAGTGGGGATGGCTCTGGCTCTCGAGCAGCCGCCGCTGCGGAGTGCGTGCCCGTCGGGCCCAGCCCCTGACCCACAACCGAATATACGTCCACTACACCATGGGGACGGAGGAGACGACCGTTAACGAGATCGTGCTAGTGGACCCTCGCACCCAGCTGTTCATGCAGCAGTGCGAGACGAGCAACGTCGACGGCCAGGTGTGCCACTACTTACCGGAGCAGTACACCAACGTCAAGGTCATCGAGGACGTCAAGGACAAGGTCAAGGGCCACATCGATGTGAGCAAGGCCCTCACCACTCCCGGCCGCATATACTATCCCAAGGTGGCGCGTAAGAGTAGGCTGGACGACCTATTGGAGCGGCGCGTGAAGCTGGCCGAGGTCGAGGAGCAGATAGCCAGTAAAGTGGCGGCAGACGTTAAGCCGTTGGTGATTGCCGCCCCGAGTCCGGCCAGCAGCAGCCAGACTTACTTGGAGAAGCGCCTGCTGCGCCTCACCGAAGCCGCCGCCAAGGGAGGTCCGGCCAACGTGAACCTGGAGCTCGTAAACTCGCTGGCCAAGCAAATCCAAACAGTGCGGCTGCAGTTCAGCCAGCTCAACCGCTTCGCGAAGACCTTCCGCTGCTACACGAAGGAGTGCAACACCAACTCGAATGCCGTCTCTCAGATCACCCAGAACACTTGCTACTCGCCGCTGTGCCTCCAGAAGGCCAGGGCCAAGAAGGAgctcctcctgctgctgcGCAAGGCGCACACCGCGGGCAACGGATCGAAGGAGACTGTCGCCGCGATTCTGGGCGCCGTCAAGAAGCCCTCGATCTTGGAGCAGAAACTCACCGAGGGCAAGAGGGAAAGCACCCAGATATCGGCGGATGAATCAGAGGACGGGAAGGCCCCGGAGTCCGAAACGCCGCTTGATTTGCTGCAAGATTGGGAGCAGGCTCGAGCGCATGCCGTCACCTTCAGTGACCTGTTCCTGAGCGAGTGCCTGCAGCTGGAAACGGACGCCGCCGGCAACCCGAAGATCAAAGAGGAAGACGATCCTAGTACCGGAAGCAGCGCCACCCCGGCCGACTCCAACACGCAGGACTCGGACAAGATGGACTTCATCGAGAGCATGGACGTGTGCAGCAACGTGGAGATCGAGAGCACCGAAGACTCAATAGTGGCGGGGCTGAATGCGGCCAGTGCCAACGCCGAGGACGCGGACACGGCCCCAGGATGGCGGCGAAAGCGCAACCAGAAGTCCAAGAAGGCCTATATCGGCACCAAGGATGTTCTGGATCAGACCCTGGACAAGGATATTCCACTGAACAAGCAGAACCgccggttccccataaacgcACGGCCGATAAAGCGTGAGCCTGTCAAGAAGTACGAGCGGGAGTACTTCGAAAACGGAACGGAGCGCGTGTACTCCACGAAGTCGGCGAGTGGCCGCGTTTACCTCATCAGCGACTCGGCCAAGCTGTACGAGCAGGCCGTCAAGAGCGAGGACAAGTCCACACCCATTGCCAAGAAACCCTCCTACTCGCGGTATCCCCTCATCTCGAATTTCCTGACTCACAAGAAGAAGCGCAGCCTCCTGGTCCTGCCGCGCTACGAGTTGTTGAAGCTGGCGCGCCTCGGCGGGAAGTCGACGGCAAACGGCTTCCACCATGGGGCCAAGAACAACTCCATTTGGCAGTATCAGTGCTCGCGTCCGCTCTTCCGCACCTGCTGGTCCTACCGCACGTCCAATGCCACCACCCTCGCCAGCCTGGCCCTGCAGCTGCGCATCTTGTGGTCGTGCCTGCGCTGGGACGACATGATCGCGAAGCCCCCGTCCACAGATGGCAAGCATCAGGTGACGACGGACACGGAGATCGTAACGCTGGAGCTGCTGAAGCTCCGCCACGCTGGGCGCTACGGCGAGAAGACGAGCTACCTACGGCGAAAGGTTGTCATTCCACTCGAAATGCCAAAAACCATACGAG AAGTCACATCGATCCGCTCTGGCTTGCGGAAGCGGAAGCGGGCCGAGTCGCCCCAGCCGACCGAGCCCCAGATCAGTGAAGAATGGGTCGAGGAGGACAAGCTGGAGCTGTGGGAGATCAAGTTCATGGGAGAGAAGCAGGAGAAGGCGCGCCTGTCGACCGTGACGCGGTCGGTCGCATCCCGCCAACTGGAGGCCAGTGGCGGCAGCAACCTGGCGGGAACTTCCGCCAACGGCACTACAATCGGAGTGGGCGGGCGCATCCAGCTGGCACCAAAGACCAGCGAAGACGTCAAGGAAAAGATGGAGCAGCAGCTCAAGCTGCAACGGGCCGTGCACCAGCAGCGCAAGGTGGTCGGTGCGGGCGACATTGCTCGTTCGGTAACTCCAG TCAAGGGGCAAGTCATCGGCAGCCGGCGTGTAATAGTCAAGAATCCGGACGGCACGACGCGGATCATCCAGCAGGCGGTGACGCAAGTGGCGCGATCTTCGGCGGCGGGAAACTCAGCCACTACAGCAGCGTCTTCGCCCTCTGCTTCCAACACATCCAGCTCTCAGGCCAATCCGTCTTCTACTCCCCATAAGGTGCAGATCATACGGGGGCCGGATGGCAAGGTGAGCGTGCGTGGCCTCAATCCCGGGCAGCAGTTGGTCCAGATGCCGGACGGTAAGCTGCACGTGCTGACCACCACTCCCGCGTCCAATGCAAACACACCAG GAAACAAAGTCAACAAGGTCATCAAGACGGTGTCCGCGACGTCGTCGCCATCGGTGACCGGCGCTCCTGCGTCGACTTCGGCAGCTGGAACTCCTGTGATCAAGCAGATTGCTGTGAAGCACGTGGCCAAGACCCCCGGGGCTCAGGCAATAGCGACGTCGCAACGAGTGGCGTTGCCGATCGCACAAATCAAAAACAAGTTGTTGCTGgcccaacagcagcaacaggcaTCCTCATCGACGGCCACCACGTCGTCGCCGGGCGTGCAGAAGATAGTGTCCAAGGTGGTGAGCGCGACGCCGGGCCAGAACCTGCAGCAGGTGTTCGTGCAGTCCGGCTCCAAGCTGGTGGTGGGCCAGAACGCGCAGGGACAGAAGGTGATCATCTCCACCTCGTCGGCGCAGCAGCAGGGGGCGTCGCCggtgcaacagcagcagcagcagattgTGCAGACGCAAGTCCTGTCGCAGCCTGTCCAGCAGTCGCCCCAGCAGCAGACCCAACAGATCTCAGTCAACCAGGTAGGGGCTCAACCAACACAAAAGGTAATTCAACAGATCGTCAACACCAGTAACGTACAACAACAGATAGTGCTGGGCGGGCAGCGGATTATCCTAAGCCCTGGCCAGACAATAGTCACCCAGCGGAATGTGCCGCAGAGTCAAGCCCTCCAAATGGTCCAGCAGCAGATTCAAacccaacagcagcagcaggttgCGCAGCCCCAGCAGCAGTTTGTTGTCCAAACGAATCAGGTTGTGTCCTCGCCCAGCACCCAGACCAAGTTGGTGAAGCAGCTGGTGGTGCAGCAGCAGCCCGTGCAGGCGGCGGTGGAGGAGAAGGCGCAGGTCAATAGCAGTGGCGAGGCGGGGGAGACCGCCATGCAGCAGGTGCTTGTGCCGAACTCGACTCTGGCCCAGCAGCTGGCGCAGGGAAAGCTGCAGGTAGCCACCGTCAATGGCCAGCAGGTCATTGTGAAGCCGCTGGGCAACAACCAGGCGCAGATTGTGGCGCACATCAAGCACCAGGGCGACGGCAACGCCCACATTGTGACCAACAACGCCGCCCCCCAGGCCAGTCCCCAGAGCTCGCccgtcaagcagcagcagaccCTCACCGCCCAGAGCCCGCAGCAGCAGGTGGtcatccagcagcagcagatcgCCCAGCCGGCGGCCACGAACTTCGACTGTGGCAGCTCGTCCGTCGTGGCGCAGGCTGTCACCGGGCAGACGCCGGCCATGAGTGTGGAGGAGAGCCTGTTGCAGAACCAGCCGCCCGGAACAGTCATAAAGTGCGTCACCGCCCAGGTGTTGCAGACGGAGCACGGGCCCCGCATCGTCCTGCAGGGTCTGGTGGGCAACGACTTCACCGcgcagcagctgcagctggtGCAGACCCAGGTGAAGCAGCAGTTGATGAAAG CCCAAGAGTCAAACGGCAAGCTGGGCGTTTTGGGGCCCACCAAGATATACCTGGCCGTGCAGCCGGAAACCAGCAACCAGTCGCAACCACCCCCGCTCACCCCAGTCCACCAATCGGCTACGCACCAACAA ATCATGTACACTCACACAAACTGA